From Lysinibacillus sp. SGAir0095, the proteins below share one genomic window:
- a CDS encoding ABC transporter substrate-binding protein encodes MKRRWVFGAAALLTLALAGCGSTEEEATNESEKETTEETTPVSAEESKEATTQTITYLGEEYTVPAEVNTIVAASLEAMEDAAILGIKPAGVLQIGGEIPAYLADDLAGAELIGDKREPNAESILALDPDVIVGTSKFGEDVVEKMNKIQTMIPYSHISTNWKENLTVLAQLGGKESEAEQIIADYEAKVEEAQSLSKEKLVDKEILIIRIRGGLMYIYPKDVYLNPVLYEDLGAQVPEIITQTEAQAEITLETLAEVNPDTIFLQFETSENADAPKALEELQSNPIFANLAAAKNDQVLVNTIDPLAQGGTAWSKVKFLDAAYESLLQ; translated from the coding sequence GTGAAAAGACGTTGGGTATTTGGTGCAGCTGCACTATTAACATTAGCTTTAGCTGGCTGTGGATCTACGGAAGAAGAAGCTACTAATGAAAGCGAAAAAGAAACTACGGAAGAAACAACGCCAGTTTCAGCAGAGGAAAGCAAAGAAGCAACTACACAAACAATCACGTATTTAGGTGAAGAGTATACAGTACCAGCTGAAGTTAACACGATTGTCGCAGCTAGTTTAGAAGCAATGGAAGACGCAGCAATCTTAGGGATTAAACCTGCTGGGGTATTACAAATAGGTGGTGAAATTCCTGCATATTTGGCAGATGATTTAGCCGGAGCCGAACTTATTGGAGACAAAAGAGAACCAAATGCAGAAAGTATTTTAGCTCTAGATCCGGATGTTATTGTCGGGACTTCAAAATTTGGCGAAGATGTTGTTGAGAAGATGAATAAAATCCAAACAATGATTCCTTATTCTCATATTTCAACAAATTGGAAAGAGAATTTAACAGTTCTTGCACAGCTTGGAGGAAAAGAATCGGAAGCCGAACAAATTATTGCGGACTACGAAGCGAAAGTTGAAGAAGCACAAAGCTTATCTAAAGAAAAATTAGTTGATAAGGAAATCTTAATTATCCGTATTCGTGGTGGCTTAATGTACATTTATCCAAAAGATGTTTATTTAAACCCAGTATTATACGAGGACTTAGGTGCACAAGTACCTGAAATTATTACTCAAACGGAAGCGCAAGCTGAAATTACCCTAGAAACTTTAGCTGAAGTAAATCCGGATACAATCTTTTTACAATTTGAAACATCAGAAAATGCGGATGCGCCAAAAGCTTTAGAAGAGTTACAAAGCAATCCAATTTTCGCTAATTTAGCAGCAGCAAAAAATGATCAAGTATTGGTAAATACTATAGATCCTTTAGCACAAGGTGGTACAGCTTGGTCAAAAGTTAAATTCTTGGATGCGGCTTACGAAAGCCTCCTTCAATAA
- a CDS encoding AraC family transcriptional regulator, which translates to MNLNINQITEYYARAPVMFVDMFMNSMPKGSKDSGRFTAPNLAGLIIPLKGSATFSLNGMPYFMSANTIVHAGPSMNIDIEVQSGDEWQYAVIHYQIAENHLGKYPYFNKHFSISVDTNGLLTELTHQLMKNYITPTNMAKLSCKGLFLQLVETILVSSSKKIDNVDQMDLAVRLIHEQYSRPITIQDLAMQLGIERRRFAYLFERYTGLTPIHYLTEIRIRRAKELLRSGITVAEVAEKVGYLDNFYFSRVFKKHTGLSPTMYKKLL; encoded by the coding sequence ATGAATCTAAATATTAACCAAATAACAGAATACTATGCTCGGGCACCAGTGATGTTTGTTGATATGTTTATGAATTCAATGCCTAAAGGCAGCAAGGATAGTGGCAGATTTACTGCACCAAATCTAGCCGGTTTAATTATTCCTTTAAAGGGGAGTGCTACATTTAGTTTGAATGGGATGCCCTATTTCATGTCAGCTAACACGATTGTCCACGCAGGACCAAGCATGAACATTGATATTGAAGTTCAGAGTGGTGATGAATGGCAATATGCAGTAATCCATTATCAAATAGCAGAGAATCATTTAGGTAAGTATCCATATTTTAATAAGCATTTCTCCATTTCTGTTGATACAAATGGTTTGCTAACTGAACTTACACATCAACTGATGAAAAATTATATTACACCTACCAATATGGCTAAATTATCATGCAAAGGACTCTTCCTACAATTAGTCGAAACAATTTTAGTAAGCTCCTCAAAAAAAATAGACAATGTAGATCAAATGGATCTAGCGGTAAGACTAATTCATGAGCAATATTCTAGACCAATAACAATACAAGATTTGGCAATGCAGCTTGGAATTGAAAGAAGACGATTTGCCTACCTTTTTGAACGGTACACTGGATTGACCCCCATTCACTATTTAACGGAAATTCGAATTAGAAGGGCGAAGGAATTGCTGCGAAGTGGGATAACTGTTGCAGAAGTTGCAGAGAAAGTAGGGTATTTAGATAATTTTTATTTTAGCAGGGTATTTAAAAAGCACACGGGTTTGTCACCTACAATGTATAAAAAGCTTTTATGA
- a CDS encoding iron ABC transporter permease translates to MFRPFAILIASPIFILAVALISILYGTKDISAMTVWNSIFQFEVNNIDHQIIRTSRIPRALAVILVGAFLAVAGAVMQGITRNYLASPSLMGVNDGSAFVITLAIVFFPGLSNYQMILLSMLGSCIGAGLVFGFGSLIRNGLSPVRLAIIGTVIGTFLSSIATAVAMYFQVSQTVSSWYNTKVHTVDLDMLLLSIPFGFLGLILAIISARAITVTSLGEEVAVGLGQKTKIIRLVSMLAVVCLTGTAVALIGKIAFVGLVIPHITRFLVGVDYRYIIPCSAVLGALFLALCDLVSRYINFPYETPIGVVTALIGVPFFLFLIRKFGGEKRG, encoded by the coding sequence ATGTTTAGACCTTTTGCTATATTAATAGCTTCACCAATCTTCATCCTTGCAGTAGCGTTAATATCTATTCTATACGGGACAAAAGATATTAGTGCTATGACAGTTTGGAATTCGATTTTTCAATTTGAGGTAAATAATATCGATCATCAAATTATTCGTACTAGCCGGATACCTAGAGCGTTGGCAGTTATTTTAGTTGGTGCATTTCTTGCTGTAGCAGGAGCAGTAATGCAGGGGATTACACGTAACTATTTAGCTTCCCCGTCTTTAATGGGTGTAAATGATGGTTCCGCATTTGTTATCACTTTAGCCATTGTATTTTTTCCTGGCTTATCAAACTACCAAATGATTTTATTATCAATGCTAGGTTCTTGTATAGGAGCGGGGCTGGTTTTTGGATTCGGTTCATTAATTCGAAATGGGTTATCTCCTGTTCGTTTAGCCATTATAGGTACAGTTATAGGAACATTTTTAAGTAGTATTGCTACTGCTGTTGCCATGTATTTTCAAGTATCCCAAACAGTTAGCAGTTGGTATAACACTAAAGTACATACCGTTGATTTAGATATGCTTTTACTTTCAATTCCATTTGGTTTCCTAGGTCTAATCTTAGCGATTATTTCTGCACGTGCTATTACCGTTACGTCCTTAGGTGAAGAGGTTGCCGTGGGTCTAGGACAAAAAACAAAAATTATTCGTTTGGTTAGTATGTTGGCAGTGGTTTGCTTAACAGGAACAGCAGTAGCTCTTATTGGGAAGATTGCTTTTGTCGGTTTAGTAATCCCTCACATCACAAGGTTTCTTGTAGGAGTAGATTACCGTTATATTATTCCTTGTTCAGCGGTTCTCGGTGCTCTTTTCTTAGCTCTTTGTGACCTGGTAAGTAGGTATATTAACTTCCCATACGAAACACCTATTGGCGTTGTAACAGCATTGATTGGTGTACCATTTTTCCTATTCTTAATTCGAAAATTTGGCGGTGAAAAACGTGGTTAA
- a CDS encoding iron ABC transporter permease produces the protein MVNKSSRTFYFTLLLLLILILGASYLHITNGVFDMSILEVAKTLLRIDSNESFDLVIFEFRLPRILIAGLVGLGLGMAGVVLQGITRNGLADPGILGINAGAGAAVVIFMFFFQIRLIDADIQSWISILMMPIFGFVGGTIAAALIFLFAMKNRYLDMQRLILTGIAINSGFGALSLYVSLKMNEKDYESAAVWMAGSIYNANWIFIVSMLPWLIILGFYVYKKAYLLDYFQLEESSVMSLGIDVEKEKIKLLLASVGLVSACVSVSGSIGFIGLMAPHIAKQLVGIRHQYVMPVSAMIGAFLLIIADFIGKTVFAPSELAVGIVVSIIGIPYFLYLLVKAKE, from the coding sequence GTGGTTAACAAATCATCCCGAACTTTTTATTTCACATTATTACTGCTCCTTATTTTGATACTCGGAGCTAGTTATTTACATATTACAAATGGTGTATTTGATATGTCGATTTTAGAAGTTGCGAAAACTTTGCTAAGAATCGATAGTAATGAAAGCTTTGATTTAGTCATATTTGAATTTCGGCTACCACGAATTCTTATTGCAGGGCTTGTTGGATTAGGATTAGGGATGGCAGGGGTTGTACTGCAGGGGATTACAAGAAATGGATTAGCCGACCCAGGCATTCTTGGAATAAACGCTGGTGCTGGCGCAGCCGTGGTAATCTTTATGTTCTTTTTCCAAATCAGATTAATCGATGCAGACATACAAAGTTGGATATCTATATTAATGATGCCTATTTTCGGATTTGTTGGAGGAACCATTGCAGCTGCACTAATTTTCTTATTTGCTATGAAAAATCGTTATCTGGATATGCAACGATTAATCCTGACCGGGATAGCGATTAATAGTGGCTTTGGGGCACTTTCCTTGTACGTCTCCCTTAAAATGAATGAGAAAGATTATGAATCGGCAGCCGTTTGGATGGCAGGATCAATTTATAACGCGAATTGGATATTTATTGTATCGATGCTGCCTTGGCTAATCATTTTGGGCTTTTACGTTTATAAAAAAGCGTATTTACTAGATTATTTTCAGTTAGAAGAAAGTAGCGTTATGAGTTTGGGGATTGATGTGGAAAAAGAGAAAATAAAGCTGCTGCTAGCAAGTGTGGGTTTAGTAAGTGCCTGTGTCTCTGTTTCGGGCAGTATTGGCTTTATTGGGTTGATGGCACCTCATATAGCAAAACAACTAGTTGGTATTCGACATCAATATGTCATGCCCGTTAGTGCAATGATAGGTGCGTTTCTTTTAATCATCGCTGACTTTATTGGAAAAACAGTTTTTGCACCATCAGAGCTAGCTGTTGGAATTGTTGTATCCATTATTGGAATTCCGTATTTCTTATATTTATTAGTAAAGGCAAAAGAGTAG